The Drosophila mauritiana strain mau12 chromosome 2R, ASM438214v1, whole genome shotgun sequence genome has a segment encoding these proteins:
- the LOC117136068 gene encoding protein argonaute-2 isoform X1 has product MSTERELAPGGPAQLHPHTLPLTFPDLQMTSTVGIIGKVYESQWTPSPTRPQSPSQAQTSFDTLTSPPAPGSSVNPTAVTSPSAQNVAAGGATVAGAAATAAQVASALGATTGSVTPAIATATPATQPDMPVFTCPRRPNLGREGRPIVLRANHFQVTMPRGYVHHYDINIQPDKCPRKVNREIIETMVHAYSKIFGVLKPVFDGRNNLYTRDPLPIGNERLELEVTLPGEGKDRIFRVTIKWQAQVSLFNLEEALEGRTRQIPYDAILALDVVMRHLPSMTYTPVGRSFFSSPEGYYHPLGGGREVWFGFHQSVRPSQWKMMLNIDVSATAFYKAQPVIDFMCEVLDIRDINEQRKPLTDSQRVKFTKEIKGLKIEITHCGQMRRKYRVCNVTRRPAQMQSFPLQLENGQTVECTVAKYFLDKYRMKLRYPHLPCLQVGQEHKHTYLPLEVCNIVAGQRCIKKLTDMQTSTMIKATARSAPDREREINNLVKRADFNNDSYVQEFGLTISNSMMEVRGRVLPPPKLQYGGRVSTGLTGQQLFPPQNKVSLASPNQGVWDMRGKQFFTGVEIRIWAIACFAPQRTVREDALRNFTQQLQKISNDAGMPIIGQPCFCKYATGPDQVEPMFRYLKITFPGLQLVVVVLPGKTPVYAEVKRVGDTVLGMATQCVQAKNVNKTSPQTLSNLCLKINVKLGGINSILVPSIRPKVFNEPVIFLGADVTHPPAGDNKKPSIAAVVGSMDAHPSRYAATVRVQQHRQEIIQELSSMVRELLIMFYKSTGGYKPHRIILYRDGVSEGQFPHVLQHELTAIREACIKLEPEYRPGITFIVVQKRHHTRLFCAEKKEQSGKSGNIPAGTTVDVGITHPTEFDFYLCSHQGIQGTSRPSHYHVLWDDNHFDSDELQCLTYQLCHTYVRCTRSVSIPAPAYYAHLVAFRARYHLVEKEHDSGEGSHQSGCSEDRTPGAMARAITVHADTKKVMYFA; this is encoded by the exons ATGTCCACGGAGCGTGAGCTGGCTCCCGGTGGGCCAGCTCAGCTCCATCCGCACACGCTGCCGCTGACTTTTCCGGATCTCCAGATGACCTCCACCGTGGGCATCATTGGGAAAGTCTACG AGTCACAGTGGACCCCCTCGCCCACTCGGCCTCAGAGTCCCTCTCAGGCGCAGACTAGCTTCGACACGCTCACAT CACCACCAGCGCCCGGCTCGTCGGTCAATCCCACCGCCGTCACCAGCCCAAGTGCCCAGAATGTGGCCGCTGGTGGAGCAACTGTGGCcggtgcagcagcaactgccgCCCAGGTGGCCTCCGCCTTGGGTGCCACCACCGGCAGCGTGACGCCAGCAATTGCCACCGCCACGCCAGCCACGCAGCCGGACATGCCGGTCTTCACGTGTCCACGTCGCCCGAATCTCGGACGAGAGGGTCGCCCGATTGTGCTGCGCGCCAATCACTTCCAGGTGACAATGCCGCGTGGCTATGTGCATCACTATGACATCAATATACAGCCGGACAAGTGTCCGCGAAAGGTGAACCGCGAGATTATCGAGACCATGGTGCATGCCTATAGCAAGATCTTCGGAGTGCTCAAGCCTGTGTTCGATGGTCGCAACAATCTGTACACACGCGATCCCCTGCCCATTGGCAACGAGCGTCTGGAGCTGGAGGTTACTCTACCCGGCGAGGGCAAGGATCGAATCTTTCGCGTGACGATCAAGTGGCAGGCTCAGGTCTCGCTCTTCAATTTGGAGGAAGCTCTCGAAGGCCGCACGCGGCAGATACCTTATGATGCCATTTTGGCGCTCGATGTGGTCATGCGCCATCTGCCCAGCATGACGTACACGCCAGTGGGACGCAGCTTCTTCAGTTCCCCGGAGGGTTACTACCATCCGCTGGGTGGTGGACGCGAAGTTTGGTTCGGTTTCCATCAGAGCGTAAGGCCCTCGCAGTGGAAGATGATGCTCAATATCGATG TCTCGGCCACCGCTTTCTACAAGGCTCAACCAGTCATTGACTTCATGTGCGAGGTGCTGGACATTCGCGACATCAACGAGCAGCGAAAACCGCTCACCGATTCGCAGCGCGTCAAGTTCACCAAGGAGATCAAGGGTCTCAAGATCGAGATCACCCACTGCGGCCAGATGCGTCGCAAGTATCGTGTGTGCAACGTCACTCGCCGCCCCGCTCAGATGCAATC ATTCCCACTGCAGCTGGAGAACGGACAGACCGTAGAGTGCACCGTGGCCAAGTACTTCCTGGACAAGTACCGCATGAAGTTGCGCTACCCGCACTTGCCCTGCCTGCAGGTTGGCCAAGAGCACAAGCACACTTACCTGCCTCTGGAGGTATGCAACATTGTGGCCGGACAGCGGTGCATCAAGAAGCTGACCGATATGCAGACGTCGACCATGATCAAGGCCACAGCTCGTTCTGCTCCGGATCGCGAGCGTGAGATTAACAACTTGGTTAAGCGCGCCGACTTCAACAACGATTCGTATGTGCAGGAGTTTGGCCTGACCATCTCCAATTCGATGATGGAGGTACGAGGACGCGTCTTGCCGCCTCCCAAGCTTCAGTATGGGGGACGTGTGTCCACCGGCCTCACCGGCCAGCAGCTGTTCCCGCCACAGAACAAGGTGAGCTTGGCCTCGCCCAACCAGGGTGTATGGGATATGCGCGGCAAGCAGTTCTTCACTGGCGTCGAGATCCGCATCTGGGCCATCGCCTGTTTCGCCCCACAGCGCACGGTGCGCGAGGATGCGCTGCGTAATTTCACCCAGCAGCTGCAGAAGATCTCAAACGATGCCGGCATGCCGATAATTGGACAGCCGTGCTTCTGCAAGTACGCCACCGGGCCGGATCAAGTGGAACCCATGTTCCGTTACCTGAAGATCACCTTCCCAGGGCTGCAGCTCGTCGTGGTTGTGCTGCCCGGCAAGACTCCGGTGTACGCCGAGGTGAAGCGTGTGGGTGACACCGTTCTGGGCATGGCCACCCAGTGTGTGCAGGCCAAGAACGTGAACAAGACGTCGCCACAGACGCTCTCTAATCTGTGTCTGAAGATCAACGTCAAGTTGGGCGGCATCAATTCAATTCTGGTCCCCTCTATTCGGCCAAAGGTCTTCAATGAGCCGGTCATCTTTTTGGGTGCCGATGTGACACACCCACCAGCTGGCGACAACAAGAAACCATCGATTGCCGCCGTCGTGGGCTCCATGGATGCCCATCCATCgcgctatgccgccaccgtTCGCGTACAGCAGCACCGACAGGAGATCATCCAGGAGCTGAGCAGCATGGTGCGCGAGCTGTTGATCATGTTCTACAAGTCGACGGGCGGCTACAAGCCCCACCGCATCATACTCTATCGTGACGGAGTCTCCGAGGGACAATTCCCACATGTCCTGCAACACGAATTGACCGCCATTCGAGAGGCCTGCATCAAGCTGGAGCCAGAATATCGGCCGGGCATCACATTCATCGTGGTGCAGAAGCGCCATCACACTCGACTCTTCTGCGCGGAGAAGAAGGAGCAGAGCGGCAAGTCGGGCAATATTCCCGCAGGCACCACAGTCGATGTGGGCATCACACATCCCACCGAATTCGATTTCTATCTGTGCAGCCATCAGGGCATCCAGGGCACCAGTCGCCCCTCGCACTACCACGTTCTGTGGGACGACAATCACTTTGACTCGGACGAGCTGCAGTGCCTCACGTATCAGCTATGCCATACGTACGTGCGCTGCACCCGATCCGTCAGTATACCGGCGCCAGCCTACTACGCCCATCTAGTGGCCTTCCGTGCCAG ATACCATCTGGTGGAGAAGGAGCACGATTCGGGCGAGGGCTCGCACCAGAgcggctgctcagaggatcGCACGCCAGGTGCCATGGCCAGGGCCATCACTGTGCACGCGGATACCAAGAAGGTCATGTACTTTGCCTAA
- the LOC117136068 gene encoding protein argonaute-2 isoform X2 produces the protein MSTERELAPGGPAQLHPHTLPLTFPDLQMTSTVGIIGKVYAPPAPGSSVNPTAVTSPSAQNVAAGGATVAGAAATAAQVASALGATTGSVTPAIATATPATQPDMPVFTCPRRPNLGREGRPIVLRANHFQVTMPRGYVHHYDINIQPDKCPRKVNREIIETMVHAYSKIFGVLKPVFDGRNNLYTRDPLPIGNERLELEVTLPGEGKDRIFRVTIKWQAQVSLFNLEEALEGRTRQIPYDAILALDVVMRHLPSMTYTPVGRSFFSSPEGYYHPLGGGREVWFGFHQSVRPSQWKMMLNIDVSATAFYKAQPVIDFMCEVLDIRDINEQRKPLTDSQRVKFTKEIKGLKIEITHCGQMRRKYRVCNVTRRPAQMQSFPLQLENGQTVECTVAKYFLDKYRMKLRYPHLPCLQVGQEHKHTYLPLEVCNIVAGQRCIKKLTDMQTSTMIKATARSAPDREREINNLVKRADFNNDSYVQEFGLTISNSMMEVRGRVLPPPKLQYGGRVSTGLTGQQLFPPQNKVSLASPNQGVWDMRGKQFFTGVEIRIWAIACFAPQRTVREDALRNFTQQLQKISNDAGMPIIGQPCFCKYATGPDQVEPMFRYLKITFPGLQLVVVVLPGKTPVYAEVKRVGDTVLGMATQCVQAKNVNKTSPQTLSNLCLKINVKLGGINSILVPSIRPKVFNEPVIFLGADVTHPPAGDNKKPSIAAVVGSMDAHPSRYAATVRVQQHRQEIIQELSSMVRELLIMFYKSTGGYKPHRIILYRDGVSEGQFPHVLQHELTAIREACIKLEPEYRPGITFIVVQKRHHTRLFCAEKKEQSGKSGNIPAGTTVDVGITHPTEFDFYLCSHQGIQGTSRPSHYHVLWDDNHFDSDELQCLTYQLCHTYVRCTRSVSIPAPAYYAHLVAFRARYHLVEKEHDSGEGSHQSGCSEDRTPGAMARAITVHADTKKVMYFA, from the exons ATGTCCACGGAGCGTGAGCTGGCTCCCGGTGGGCCAGCTCAGCTCCATCCGCACACGCTGCCGCTGACTTTTCCGGATCTCCAGATGACCTCCACCGTGGGCATCATTGGGAAAGTCTACG CACCACCAGCGCCCGGCTCGTCGGTCAATCCCACCGCCGTCACCAGCCCAAGTGCCCAGAATGTGGCCGCTGGTGGAGCAACTGTGGCcggtgcagcagcaactgccgCCCAGGTGGCCTCCGCCTTGGGTGCCACCACCGGCAGCGTGACGCCAGCAATTGCCACCGCCACGCCAGCCACGCAGCCGGACATGCCGGTCTTCACGTGTCCACGTCGCCCGAATCTCGGACGAGAGGGTCGCCCGATTGTGCTGCGCGCCAATCACTTCCAGGTGACAATGCCGCGTGGCTATGTGCATCACTATGACATCAATATACAGCCGGACAAGTGTCCGCGAAAGGTGAACCGCGAGATTATCGAGACCATGGTGCATGCCTATAGCAAGATCTTCGGAGTGCTCAAGCCTGTGTTCGATGGTCGCAACAATCTGTACACACGCGATCCCCTGCCCATTGGCAACGAGCGTCTGGAGCTGGAGGTTACTCTACCCGGCGAGGGCAAGGATCGAATCTTTCGCGTGACGATCAAGTGGCAGGCTCAGGTCTCGCTCTTCAATTTGGAGGAAGCTCTCGAAGGCCGCACGCGGCAGATACCTTATGATGCCATTTTGGCGCTCGATGTGGTCATGCGCCATCTGCCCAGCATGACGTACACGCCAGTGGGACGCAGCTTCTTCAGTTCCCCGGAGGGTTACTACCATCCGCTGGGTGGTGGACGCGAAGTTTGGTTCGGTTTCCATCAGAGCGTAAGGCCCTCGCAGTGGAAGATGATGCTCAATATCGATG TCTCGGCCACCGCTTTCTACAAGGCTCAACCAGTCATTGACTTCATGTGCGAGGTGCTGGACATTCGCGACATCAACGAGCAGCGAAAACCGCTCACCGATTCGCAGCGCGTCAAGTTCACCAAGGAGATCAAGGGTCTCAAGATCGAGATCACCCACTGCGGCCAGATGCGTCGCAAGTATCGTGTGTGCAACGTCACTCGCCGCCCCGCTCAGATGCAATC ATTCCCACTGCAGCTGGAGAACGGACAGACCGTAGAGTGCACCGTGGCCAAGTACTTCCTGGACAAGTACCGCATGAAGTTGCGCTACCCGCACTTGCCCTGCCTGCAGGTTGGCCAAGAGCACAAGCACACTTACCTGCCTCTGGAGGTATGCAACATTGTGGCCGGACAGCGGTGCATCAAGAAGCTGACCGATATGCAGACGTCGACCATGATCAAGGCCACAGCTCGTTCTGCTCCGGATCGCGAGCGTGAGATTAACAACTTGGTTAAGCGCGCCGACTTCAACAACGATTCGTATGTGCAGGAGTTTGGCCTGACCATCTCCAATTCGATGATGGAGGTACGAGGACGCGTCTTGCCGCCTCCCAAGCTTCAGTATGGGGGACGTGTGTCCACCGGCCTCACCGGCCAGCAGCTGTTCCCGCCACAGAACAAGGTGAGCTTGGCCTCGCCCAACCAGGGTGTATGGGATATGCGCGGCAAGCAGTTCTTCACTGGCGTCGAGATCCGCATCTGGGCCATCGCCTGTTTCGCCCCACAGCGCACGGTGCGCGAGGATGCGCTGCGTAATTTCACCCAGCAGCTGCAGAAGATCTCAAACGATGCCGGCATGCCGATAATTGGACAGCCGTGCTTCTGCAAGTACGCCACCGGGCCGGATCAAGTGGAACCCATGTTCCGTTACCTGAAGATCACCTTCCCAGGGCTGCAGCTCGTCGTGGTTGTGCTGCCCGGCAAGACTCCGGTGTACGCCGAGGTGAAGCGTGTGGGTGACACCGTTCTGGGCATGGCCACCCAGTGTGTGCAGGCCAAGAACGTGAACAAGACGTCGCCACAGACGCTCTCTAATCTGTGTCTGAAGATCAACGTCAAGTTGGGCGGCATCAATTCAATTCTGGTCCCCTCTATTCGGCCAAAGGTCTTCAATGAGCCGGTCATCTTTTTGGGTGCCGATGTGACACACCCACCAGCTGGCGACAACAAGAAACCATCGATTGCCGCCGTCGTGGGCTCCATGGATGCCCATCCATCgcgctatgccgccaccgtTCGCGTACAGCAGCACCGACAGGAGATCATCCAGGAGCTGAGCAGCATGGTGCGCGAGCTGTTGATCATGTTCTACAAGTCGACGGGCGGCTACAAGCCCCACCGCATCATACTCTATCGTGACGGAGTCTCCGAGGGACAATTCCCACATGTCCTGCAACACGAATTGACCGCCATTCGAGAGGCCTGCATCAAGCTGGAGCCAGAATATCGGCCGGGCATCACATTCATCGTGGTGCAGAAGCGCCATCACACTCGACTCTTCTGCGCGGAGAAGAAGGAGCAGAGCGGCAAGTCGGGCAATATTCCCGCAGGCACCACAGTCGATGTGGGCATCACACATCCCACCGAATTCGATTTCTATCTGTGCAGCCATCAGGGCATCCAGGGCACCAGTCGCCCCTCGCACTACCACGTTCTGTGGGACGACAATCACTTTGACTCGGACGAGCTGCAGTGCCTCACGTATCAGCTATGCCATACGTACGTGCGCTGCACCCGATCCGTCAGTATACCGGCGCCAGCCTACTACGCCCATCTAGTGGCCTTCCGTGCCAG ATACCATCTGGTGGAGAAGGAGCACGATTCGGGCGAGGGCTCGCACCAGAgcggctgctcagaggatcGCACGCCAGGTGCCATGGCCAGGGCCATCACTGTGCACGCGGATACCAAGAAGGTCATGTACTTTGCCTAA
- the LOC117136068 gene encoding protein argonaute-2 isoform X4 codes for MYPVGQPPPAPGSSVNPTAVTSPSAQNVAAGGATVAGAAATAAQVASALGATTGSVTPAIATATPATQPDMPVFTCPRRPNLGREGRPIVLRANHFQVTMPRGYVHHYDINIQPDKCPRKVNREIIETMVHAYSKIFGVLKPVFDGRNNLYTRDPLPIGNERLELEVTLPGEGKDRIFRVTIKWQAQVSLFNLEEALEGRTRQIPYDAILALDVVMRHLPSMTYTPVGRSFFSSPEGYYHPLGGGREVWFGFHQSVRPSQWKMMLNIDVSATAFYKAQPVIDFMCEVLDIRDINEQRKPLTDSQRVKFTKEIKGLKIEITHCGQMRRKYRVCNVTRRPAQMQSFPLQLENGQTVECTVAKYFLDKYRMKLRYPHLPCLQVGQEHKHTYLPLEVCNIVAGQRCIKKLTDMQTSTMIKATARSAPDREREINNLVKRADFNNDSYVQEFGLTISNSMMEVRGRVLPPPKLQYGGRVSTGLTGQQLFPPQNKVSLASPNQGVWDMRGKQFFTGVEIRIWAIACFAPQRTVREDALRNFTQQLQKISNDAGMPIIGQPCFCKYATGPDQVEPMFRYLKITFPGLQLVVVVLPGKTPVYAEVKRVGDTVLGMATQCVQAKNVNKTSPQTLSNLCLKINVKLGGINSILVPSIRPKVFNEPVIFLGADVTHPPAGDNKKPSIAAVVGSMDAHPSRYAATVRVQQHRQEIIQELSSMVRELLIMFYKSTGGYKPHRIILYRDGVSEGQFPHVLQHELTAIREACIKLEPEYRPGITFIVVQKRHHTRLFCAEKKEQSGKSGNIPAGTTVDVGITHPTEFDFYLCSHQGIQGTSRPSHYHVLWDDNHFDSDELQCLTYQLCHTYVRCTRSVSIPAPAYYAHLVAFRARYHLVEKEHDSGEGSHQSGCSEDRTPGAMARAITVHADTKKVMYFA; via the exons ATGTATCCAGTTGGACAAC CACCACCAGCGCCCGGCTCGTCGGTCAATCCCACCGCCGTCACCAGCCCAAGTGCCCAGAATGTGGCCGCTGGTGGAGCAACTGTGGCcggtgcagcagcaactgccgCCCAGGTGGCCTCCGCCTTGGGTGCCACCACCGGCAGCGTGACGCCAGCAATTGCCACCGCCACGCCAGCCACGCAGCCGGACATGCCGGTCTTCACGTGTCCACGTCGCCCGAATCTCGGACGAGAGGGTCGCCCGATTGTGCTGCGCGCCAATCACTTCCAGGTGACAATGCCGCGTGGCTATGTGCATCACTATGACATCAATATACAGCCGGACAAGTGTCCGCGAAAGGTGAACCGCGAGATTATCGAGACCATGGTGCATGCCTATAGCAAGATCTTCGGAGTGCTCAAGCCTGTGTTCGATGGTCGCAACAATCTGTACACACGCGATCCCCTGCCCATTGGCAACGAGCGTCTGGAGCTGGAGGTTACTCTACCCGGCGAGGGCAAGGATCGAATCTTTCGCGTGACGATCAAGTGGCAGGCTCAGGTCTCGCTCTTCAATTTGGAGGAAGCTCTCGAAGGCCGCACGCGGCAGATACCTTATGATGCCATTTTGGCGCTCGATGTGGTCATGCGCCATCTGCCCAGCATGACGTACACGCCAGTGGGACGCAGCTTCTTCAGTTCCCCGGAGGGTTACTACCATCCGCTGGGTGGTGGACGCGAAGTTTGGTTCGGTTTCCATCAGAGCGTAAGGCCCTCGCAGTGGAAGATGATGCTCAATATCGATG TCTCGGCCACCGCTTTCTACAAGGCTCAACCAGTCATTGACTTCATGTGCGAGGTGCTGGACATTCGCGACATCAACGAGCAGCGAAAACCGCTCACCGATTCGCAGCGCGTCAAGTTCACCAAGGAGATCAAGGGTCTCAAGATCGAGATCACCCACTGCGGCCAGATGCGTCGCAAGTATCGTGTGTGCAACGTCACTCGCCGCCCCGCTCAGATGCAATC ATTCCCACTGCAGCTGGAGAACGGACAGACCGTAGAGTGCACCGTGGCCAAGTACTTCCTGGACAAGTACCGCATGAAGTTGCGCTACCCGCACTTGCCCTGCCTGCAGGTTGGCCAAGAGCACAAGCACACTTACCTGCCTCTGGAGGTATGCAACATTGTGGCCGGACAGCGGTGCATCAAGAAGCTGACCGATATGCAGACGTCGACCATGATCAAGGCCACAGCTCGTTCTGCTCCGGATCGCGAGCGTGAGATTAACAACTTGGTTAAGCGCGCCGACTTCAACAACGATTCGTATGTGCAGGAGTTTGGCCTGACCATCTCCAATTCGATGATGGAGGTACGAGGACGCGTCTTGCCGCCTCCCAAGCTTCAGTATGGGGGACGTGTGTCCACCGGCCTCACCGGCCAGCAGCTGTTCCCGCCACAGAACAAGGTGAGCTTGGCCTCGCCCAACCAGGGTGTATGGGATATGCGCGGCAAGCAGTTCTTCACTGGCGTCGAGATCCGCATCTGGGCCATCGCCTGTTTCGCCCCACAGCGCACGGTGCGCGAGGATGCGCTGCGTAATTTCACCCAGCAGCTGCAGAAGATCTCAAACGATGCCGGCATGCCGATAATTGGACAGCCGTGCTTCTGCAAGTACGCCACCGGGCCGGATCAAGTGGAACCCATGTTCCGTTACCTGAAGATCACCTTCCCAGGGCTGCAGCTCGTCGTGGTTGTGCTGCCCGGCAAGACTCCGGTGTACGCCGAGGTGAAGCGTGTGGGTGACACCGTTCTGGGCATGGCCACCCAGTGTGTGCAGGCCAAGAACGTGAACAAGACGTCGCCACAGACGCTCTCTAATCTGTGTCTGAAGATCAACGTCAAGTTGGGCGGCATCAATTCAATTCTGGTCCCCTCTATTCGGCCAAAGGTCTTCAATGAGCCGGTCATCTTTTTGGGTGCCGATGTGACACACCCACCAGCTGGCGACAACAAGAAACCATCGATTGCCGCCGTCGTGGGCTCCATGGATGCCCATCCATCgcgctatgccgccaccgtTCGCGTACAGCAGCACCGACAGGAGATCATCCAGGAGCTGAGCAGCATGGTGCGCGAGCTGTTGATCATGTTCTACAAGTCGACGGGCGGCTACAAGCCCCACCGCATCATACTCTATCGTGACGGAGTCTCCGAGGGACAATTCCCACATGTCCTGCAACACGAATTGACCGCCATTCGAGAGGCCTGCATCAAGCTGGAGCCAGAATATCGGCCGGGCATCACATTCATCGTGGTGCAGAAGCGCCATCACACTCGACTCTTCTGCGCGGAGAAGAAGGAGCAGAGCGGCAAGTCGGGCAATATTCCCGCAGGCACCACAGTCGATGTGGGCATCACACATCCCACCGAATTCGATTTCTATCTGTGCAGCCATCAGGGCATCCAGGGCACCAGTCGCCCCTCGCACTACCACGTTCTGTGGGACGACAATCACTTTGACTCGGACGAGCTGCAGTGCCTCACGTATCAGCTATGCCATACGTACGTGCGCTGCACCCGATCCGTCAGTATACCGGCGCCAGCCTACTACGCCCATCTAGTGGCCTTCCGTGCCAG ATACCATCTGGTGGAGAAGGAGCACGATTCGGGCGAGGGCTCGCACCAGAgcggctgctcagaggatcGCACGCCAGGTGCCATGGCCAGGGCCATCACTGTGCACGCGGATACCAAGAAGGTCATGTACTTTGCCTAA